In a single window of the Prochlorococcus marinus str. AS9601 genome:
- a CDS encoding vitamin K epoxide reductase family protein, translating to MALKTLNRRNKKDLKWPKIIIAILSTIGIVDTGSITLKNWGIFTSLSCPGIQNGCETVLNSPWGTLFENNKVNIPLSLAGFITYLSILIITIILSLNLISPKEKLNKFLWWLVFLISCASSTFSFLLINIMFFKIQAYCFFCILSAILSFSIFIISIIGAKFESREPMIFRGFIVAISVLLGGLIWSTNVDPSNAIDIANPTENVSPIISTSSSPQKVKFAKFLSENNIVMYSAYWCPHCHDQKQLFGKEAVKELKVVECAKDGKDNEYELCQTKGISGFPSWEINGEIISGTRDLNELATKTDYHGDLNF from the coding sequence ATGGCCCTTAAGACTTTAAACAGAAGAAATAAAAAAGATTTGAAATGGCCGAAAATCATAATTGCAATTCTTAGCACTATAGGCATAGTTGATACAGGTTCAATTACTTTAAAAAACTGGGGAATATTTACTTCGCTTTCATGCCCAGGGATACAAAATGGTTGTGAAACAGTTTTAAATAGTCCTTGGGGTACTTTATTTGAAAATAATAAAGTTAATATACCTCTCTCATTAGCTGGATTTATAACATATTTATCAATATTAATTATCACAATAATACTCTCGCTTAATTTAATTTCCCCAAAAGAAAAACTAAATAAGTTTTTATGGTGGTTAGTATTTCTAATTTCTTGTGCTTCATCAACATTTAGCTTTTTATTGATAAATATAATGTTTTTTAAAATTCAAGCATATTGCTTTTTTTGTATACTTTCAGCAATTTTATCGTTTTCTATCTTTATAATTTCTATTATTGGAGCAAAGTTCGAGAGTAGAGAACCTATGATTTTTAGAGGTTTCATTGTAGCCATTAGTGTCCTGCTGGGGGGACTAATTTGGTCAACAAACGTTGACCCCTCTAATGCTATTGATATTGCAAACCCCACTGAAAATGTATCCCCAATAATTTCCACCTCAAGCTCCCCCCAGAAGGTAAAGTTTGCAAAATTTTTAAGTGAAAACAATATTGTTATGTATAGTGCATACTGGTGCCCGCATTGCCACGATCAGAAACAATTATTTGGTAAGGAAGCAGTTAAAGAATTAAAAGTAGTTGAGTGTGCTAAAGATGGTAAAGATAATGAGTATGAGCTATGCCAAACAAAAGGAATAAGTGGATTTCCTTCTTGGGAAATCAATGGAGAAATTATTAGTGGTACGCGTGACTTAAATGAATTAGCGACAAAAACCGACTATCATGGAGATCTTAATTTTTAA